A window of Longispora fulva contains these coding sequences:
- a CDS encoding sugar kinase, whose translation MTDVLTFGEVMGALRADGPLRLGGPLGLSVAGAEATVAIGLARLGHDARWIGVTGADELGELVRRTLRAERVDTSGVRIDSSAPTGLFFLENRLAGLTRVAYHRAGSAGSRLTADDVLNGFADGATRILHVTGITCALGPGPRKAVVEAVAMARAMGTTVCLDVNHRSALWSQAEAAACLRPLLPSVDVLVASDEELPVVADNPNPANLLGYVDQVVVKHGAAGATVYTRTEHTHVPARVVTAVDTTGAGDAFVAGYLSGLLDGLGVADRLQRAVTVAGFGVATVGDWQGLPTRDELPLLDHASGSTLR comes from the coding sequence ATGACCGACGTTCTCACCTTCGGCGAGGTCATGGGCGCGCTGCGCGCCGACGGCCCGCTGCGCCTCGGTGGCCCGCTCGGGCTGTCCGTCGCCGGCGCGGAGGCCACGGTCGCCATCGGCCTGGCCCGCCTCGGCCACGACGCCCGGTGGATCGGCGTCACCGGAGCGGACGAGCTCGGCGAACTCGTCCGGCGCACCCTGCGCGCCGAACGGGTCGACACGTCCGGCGTGCGGATCGACTCCTCCGCGCCGACCGGCCTGTTCTTCCTCGAGAACCGGCTGGCCGGCCTGACCCGGGTCGCCTACCACCGCGCCGGTTCGGCCGGATCCCGCCTCACCGCCGACGACGTGCTCAACGGGTTCGCCGACGGGGCGACGCGGATCCTGCACGTCACCGGGATCACCTGCGCCCTGGGCCCGGGTCCCCGCAAGGCCGTCGTCGAGGCGGTCGCGATGGCCAGAGCCATGGGCACGACCGTGTGCCTCGACGTCAACCACCGCTCCGCACTGTGGTCGCAGGCCGAGGCCGCCGCCTGCCTTCGCCCGCTGCTGCCGTCCGTCGACGTGCTCGTCGCCTCGGACGAGGAACTGCCCGTCGTCGCCGACAACCCCAACCCCGCCAACCTTCTGGGGTATGTCGACCAGGTCGTCGTCAAGCACGGCGCCGCCGGGGCCACCGTGTACACCCGGACGGAACACACCCACGTGCCCGCCCGGGTCGTCACCGCCGTGGACACCACCGGGGCCGGTGACGCGTTCGTGGCCGGCTACCTGTCGGGTCTCCTCGACGGCCTCGGGGTGGCCGACCGGCTGCAACGGGCCGTCACGGTCGCCGGATTCGGCGTCGCCACGGTCGGGGACTGGCAGGGGTTGCCCACCCGGGACGAGTTGCCGCTGCTCGACCACGCGTCCGGAAGCACGCTGCGATGA
- a CDS encoding M4 family metallopeptidase, with protein sequence MRRRTATAGVSLAVFAGVALTLAANPATATNAADHNLGDARALAISVADRAAASGLDALAKGPFEEYAQKSVTPWVNGLYAVNYDRSYRGLPVVGGDAVVLADAQGHVRSTASATSARINLSIDPSVTAAAAEATSRGQLASVDRVDSSRLVVLVRDNNPRLAWETTMTGLTETAPSHLHVWVDAATGKVLSTHDDVVAGSGTAKWNGPNPLTFTTSGSGSSFSMKDTTRPGLECRDYSGGAVFTGTDDAWGNGDGTSKETGCVDGMYSAQQEWDMLSSWLGRSGIDGNGKSFPIKMGVDQVNAYWDGSSVTIGHNNAGEWISSMDVIGHEFGHGIDANTPGGANHENGLGEATGDIFGALTEAYANQTAPYDDPDFLVGEKINLVGKGPIRNMYDPSKVNNNPNCYSSAIPNTEVHAAAGPLNHWFYLMAMGTNPSGGPVSPTCNNTTLTGMGIQNAGKVFYGAMLTKVSGQTHMTYRTGTLTAAKALDSTCGLFNKTKAAWDAISVPAQSADPTCGGTPANDFSMSLSPASGSVNPGASVTSTVGTTTTSGNAQTVNLTASGVPAGVTVSFNPTSVTSGSSSTMTVAASSTAAAGTYTITVTGAGSATHTATYSLTVNGTGPGCTGAGQKFGNPGFESGTTPWTASTGVIRAGTTAQPAHGGTQLALLGGKGTTNTTTLSQQVAVPTGCTTYTLSFWLHIDTKETTTSTQYDKLTVKVGSATLATYSNLNKATGYAQKTFNMAAYAGQTVTITFTGTEDISLATNFVIDDTALTVS encoded by the coding sequence ATGAGACGCAGAACAGCGACGGCCGGGGTATCCCTGGCCGTCTTCGCGGGAGTGGCGCTGACCCTCGCAGCCAATCCCGCCACCGCCACGAACGCCGCCGACCACAATCTCGGCGACGCTCGGGCACTCGCGATCTCCGTCGCGGACCGGGCCGCCGCCAGCGGCCTCGACGCCCTGGCGAAGGGGCCGTTCGAGGAGTACGCGCAGAAGAGCGTGACCCCGTGGGTGAACGGCCTCTACGCGGTCAACTACGACCGCAGCTACCGGGGCCTCCCGGTCGTCGGGGGCGACGCTGTCGTGCTCGCCGACGCCCAGGGCCACGTCCGCAGCACCGCCTCGGCGACCTCGGCGCGGATCAACCTGTCGATCGACCCGTCGGTCACGGCCGCCGCGGCGGAGGCCACCTCGCGCGGCCAGCTGGCCAGCGTGGACCGGGTGGACTCCAGCCGGCTCGTCGTCCTGGTCCGGGACAACAACCCGCGCCTGGCGTGGGAGACCACGATGACCGGCCTGACCGAGACCGCGCCGAGTCACCTGCACGTGTGGGTCGACGCGGCCACCGGCAAGGTCCTCTCGACGCACGACGACGTCGTCGCCGGCTCGGGCACGGCCAAGTGGAACGGCCCGAACCCGCTGACCTTCACCACCAGCGGTTCGGGCAGCAGCTTCAGCATGAAGGACACGACCCGACCGGGCCTGGAGTGTCGGGACTACAGCGGCGGGGCCGTGTTCACGGGTACCGACGACGCCTGGGGCAACGGCGACGGGACCAGCAAGGAGACCGGCTGCGTCGACGGCATGTACTCGGCGCAGCAGGAATGGGACATGCTCTCGTCCTGGCTGGGCCGCAGCGGCATCGACGGCAACGGCAAGTCGTTCCCGATCAAGATGGGCGTCGACCAGGTCAACGCCTACTGGGACGGCAGCAGCGTCACCATCGGCCACAACAACGCCGGTGAGTGGATCTCCTCGATGGACGTCATCGGCCACGAGTTCGGCCACGGCATCGACGCCAACACCCCCGGCGGTGCCAACCACGAGAACGGGCTCGGCGAGGCCACCGGCGACATCTTCGGCGCGCTGACCGAGGCGTACGCCAACCAGACCGCCCCGTACGACGACCCGGACTTCCTGGTCGGCGAGAAGATCAACCTGGTCGGCAAGGGCCCGATCCGCAACATGTACGACCCCTCGAAGGTCAACAACAACCCCAACTGCTACTCCTCGGCGATCCCCAACACCGAGGTGCACGCCGCGGCCGGCCCGCTGAACCACTGGTTCTACCTGATGGCCATGGGCACCAACCCCTCGGGCGGCCCGGTCAGCCCGACCTGCAACAACACCACGCTTACCGGCATGGGCATCCAGAACGCCGGCAAGGTGTTCTACGGCGCGATGCTGACCAAGGTGTCCGGCCAGACGCACATGACCTACCGGACCGGCACCCTGACCGCGGCGAAGGCCCTGGACTCGACCTGTGGTCTGTTCAACAAGACCAAGGCCGCGTGGGACGCGATCAGCGTTCCGGCGCAGTCGGCTGACCCGACCTGCGGTGGCACCCCGGCCAACGACTTCTCGATGTCGCTGAGCCCGGCCTCCGGTTCGGTCAACCCGGGCGCGTCGGTCACCTCGACCGTCGGCACGACCACCACCTCGGGCAACGCCCAGACGGTGAACCTGACCGCGAGCGGCGTTCCGGCCGGTGTCACCGTCAGCTTCAACCCCACCTCGGTGACCTCGGGCAGCTCCTCGACGATGACCGTCGCGGCCAGCTCCACGGCCGCCGCCGGCACGTACACCATCACGGTGACGGGCGCCGGTTCGGCGACCCACACCGCGACGTACAGCCTGACCGTCAACGGGACGGGCCCGGGTTGCACGGGTGCGGGTCAGAAGTTCGGGAACCCGGGCTTCGAGTCGGGCACCACACCGTGGACGGCGTCGACCGGCGTGATCCGGGCCGGCACGACCGCGCAGCCGGCGCACGGCGGCACCCAGCTCGCCCTCCTCGGCGGCAAGGGCACCACCAACACCACCACGCTGTCGCAGCAGGTGGCCGTCCCGACCGGGTGCACCACCTACACCCTGTCGTTCTGGCTGCACATCGACACCAAGGAGACCACCACCTCCACGCAGTACGACAAACTGACCGTCAAGGTCGGCAGCGCCACCCTGGCCACGTACAGCAACCTCAACAAGGCCACCGGCTACGCCCAGAAGACGTTCAACATGGCCGCCTACGCCGGCCAGACCGTCACGATCACCTTCACCGGAACCGAGGACATCAGCCTCGCGACCAACTTCGTCATCGACGACACCGCACTCACCGTCTCCTAG
- the dgoD gene encoding galactonate dehydratase, whose protein sequence is MKIEKIETFAVPPRWLFCRIQTDQGIVGWGEPVVEGRAEVVRAAVDVLAEYLIGEDPLRIEHHWQVLTRGGFYRGGPILSSAVAGLDQALWDIAGQHYNAPVHALLGGPVRDRVRVYSWVGGDEPDQVADAVAAQVAAGMTAVKMNASGRMSPLPTAGEVAAIVARLAAVREVLGPDRDVALDFHGRATAAAARRILPELAPLHPLFVEEPVLPEHAHLLHDIVTCSPVPIATGERLYNRTDFVEPLRAGVAVVQPDLSHAGGISEVRRIAAAAETHGALLAPHCPLGPIALAASLQIACATPNFLIQEHSIGIHYNAGADLLDYVADPEPLRILHGHIRAPQGPGLGVTIDEAAVRRADRAGHAWRNPVWRHDDGSFAEW, encoded by the coding sequence GTGAAGATCGAAAAGATCGAGACTTTCGCGGTACCGCCCCGCTGGCTGTTCTGCCGGATCCAGACCGATCAGGGCATCGTCGGCTGGGGCGAGCCGGTCGTGGAGGGCCGCGCCGAGGTGGTGCGGGCCGCCGTGGACGTGCTCGCTGAGTACCTGATCGGTGAGGACCCGCTGCGGATCGAGCACCACTGGCAGGTCCTCACCAGGGGTGGCTTCTACCGGGGCGGCCCGATCCTGTCCAGCGCGGTCGCCGGCCTCGATCAGGCGCTGTGGGACATCGCCGGCCAGCACTACAACGCGCCCGTGCACGCCCTGCTGGGCGGGCCGGTCCGCGACCGGGTCCGGGTCTACTCCTGGGTCGGCGGCGACGAGCCCGACCAGGTCGCCGACGCGGTCGCCGCCCAGGTCGCCGCCGGCATGACGGCCGTGAAGATGAACGCGTCCGGTCGGATGTCCCCCCTGCCCACCGCCGGGGAGGTCGCCGCGATCGTGGCCCGGCTCGCGGCCGTCCGCGAGGTGCTCGGCCCCGACCGTGACGTCGCCCTGGACTTCCACGGCCGGGCCACCGCCGCGGCCGCCCGCCGCATCCTGCCCGAACTCGCCCCCCTGCACCCGCTGTTCGTGGAGGAGCCCGTGCTCCCCGAACACGCGCACCTGCTGCACGACATCGTCACCTGCTCGCCGGTGCCGATCGCCACCGGCGAACGGCTCTACAACCGGACCGACTTCGTCGAGCCGCTCCGGGCCGGCGTGGCCGTGGTCCAGCCGGACCTGTCCCACGCCGGCGGTATCTCCGAGGTCCGCCGGATCGCCGCCGCCGCCGAGACCCACGGCGCGCTGCTCGCCCCGCACTGCCCGCTCGGACCGATCGCCCTCGCCGCGAGCCTGCAGATCGCCTGCGCCACCCCCAACTTCCTCATCCAGGAACACAGCATCGGCATCCATTACAACGCCGGCGCCGACCTCCTCGACTACGTCGCCGACCCCGAACCGCTCCGCATCCTGCACGGCCACATCCGGGCCCCCCAGGGCCCCGGGCTGGGCGTGACCATCGACGAGGCTGCCGTCCGCCGCGCCGACCGGGCCGGGCACGCCTGGCGCAACCCGGTGTGGCGGCACGACGACGGCTCGTTCGCGGAATGGTGA
- a CDS encoding substrate-binding domain-containing protein yields MVRSKILTALAAACTVAVGLSACSSGKEQAADNGGQPVSGKISISFLQKQGDQEYFVGEAAGAQAKAKELGIDLKVVNLGNDANKTVSEVNAAIAQKANGVIIVVPDPAVGPQVVQAAKAGGVTLLTADDQICVDGTDPSKCAKDKLVPRIGFSGAQMGGEVGKRAGEEFTKSGWAVEDTAIISAWKQDVTVCTDRVNAAKAAFKSGTGKDVKSIDVGTDNSATSAQDKVAATVTANRAVKHWVVWGCNDENVSGGVTALQNAGYTADNVIGVGLGAYLACKDWGSGKPTGMKAALFINGYEVGALAVQTMFDKLRNGKDMPAEAFAPTKMVDAGTWKEAGVKCSA; encoded by the coding sequence ATGGTCAGATCCAAGATCCTCACCGCCCTGGCGGCAGCGTGCACCGTCGCCGTGGGCCTCAGCGCCTGCTCATCGGGCAAGGAGCAGGCCGCCGACAACGGGGGCCAGCCGGTCAGCGGCAAGATCTCCATCTCGTTCCTGCAGAAGCAGGGCGATCAGGAGTACTTCGTCGGCGAGGCCGCCGGCGCGCAGGCCAAGGCGAAGGAGCTGGGGATCGACCTGAAGGTCGTCAACCTCGGCAACGACGCCAACAAGACCGTGAGCGAGGTCAATGCCGCCATCGCCCAGAAGGCCAACGGCGTGATCATCGTGGTGCCCGACCCGGCGGTCGGCCCGCAGGTCGTGCAGGCGGCGAAGGCCGGGGGCGTGACGCTGCTGACCGCCGACGACCAGATCTGCGTGGACGGCACCGACCCGTCCAAGTGCGCCAAGGACAAGCTGGTGCCCCGGATCGGCTTCAGCGGCGCCCAGATGGGTGGTGAGGTCGGTAAGCGCGCGGGCGAGGAGTTCACGAAGTCCGGCTGGGCGGTGGAGGACACGGCGATCATCTCGGCGTGGAAGCAGGACGTCACGGTGTGCACCGATCGGGTGAACGCCGCCAAGGCCGCGTTCAAGTCGGGCACCGGCAAGGACGTCAAGAGCATCGACGTCGGCACGGACAACAGCGCCACCTCCGCGCAGGACAAGGTCGCCGCCACGGTCACCGCCAACCGGGCCGTCAAGCACTGGGTCGTGTGGGGCTGCAACGACGAGAACGTCTCCGGTGGTGTGACCGCCCTGCAGAACGCGGGCTACACGGCCGACAACGTGATCGGCGTGGGCCTGGGCGCGTACCTGGCGTGCAAGGACTGGGGTTCGGGCAAGCCGACCGGGATGAAGGCCGCGCTGTTCATCAACGGCTACGAGGTCGGGGCCCTGGCGGTGCAGACCATGTTCGACAAGCTCCGCAACGGCAAGGACATGCCCGCCGAGGCGTTCGCCCCCACCAAGATGGTCGACGCGGGCACCTGGAAGGAAGCCGGCGTCAAGTGCTCGGCGTAG
- a CDS encoding FadR/GntR family transcriptional regulator, with protein sequence MARYVNRGVHGQTVETIAKRILGGTLAEGETLDIAALQVELDVSLTVVRETLKVLAAKGMVDARQKRGTFVRPRSDWNLLDGDVLRWQFASSASDRMIDQLQEVRGIVEPASARLAAERRDDADLAALESALTAMEAAGDDPASQIAADLNFHRALLAATHNELLQRMEVMLEIGLAERDRLVHYSQHHDDPIPSHRAVLDAIRAGDPAAAENAMGGLLDQAAHDLHKARGGPGAKGQKR encoded by the coding sequence ATGGCACGCTACGTCAACCGCGGAGTGCACGGGCAGACCGTCGAGACCATCGCCAAGCGGATCCTGGGCGGCACCCTGGCCGAGGGCGAGACCCTCGACATCGCCGCCCTGCAGGTCGAACTCGACGTCAGCCTCACCGTCGTCCGCGAGACGTTGAAGGTGCTCGCAGCCAAGGGCATGGTCGACGCCCGCCAGAAGCGCGGCACCTTCGTCCGGCCCCGCTCCGACTGGAACCTCCTCGACGGCGACGTGCTGCGCTGGCAGTTCGCCAGCTCGGCCAGCGACCGCATGATCGACCAACTGCAGGAGGTCCGCGGCATCGTCGAGCCGGCCTCCGCGCGGCTGGCCGCCGAGCGACGCGACGACGCCGACCTCGCCGCGCTGGAGTCCGCCCTGACCGCGATGGAGGCCGCCGGCGACGACCCGGCGTCGCAGATCGCCGCCGACCTGAACTTCCATCGCGCGCTGCTGGCCGCCACCCACAACGAGCTCCTGCAACGCATGGAGGTCATGTTGGAGATCGGCCTCGCCGAGCGCGACCGGCTCGTGCACTACAGCCAGCACCACGACGACCCCATCCCCAGCCACCGCGCGGTCCTGGACGCCATCCGCGCCGGCGACCCTGCCGCGGCCGAGAACGCGATGGGCGGGCTGCTCGACCAGGCCGCCCACGACCTGCACAAGGCCCGGGGTGGACCGGGCGCGAAAGGACAGAAGCGGTGA
- a CDS encoding bifunctional 4-hydroxy-2-oxoglutarate aldolase/2-dehydro-3-deoxy-phosphogluconate aldolase, whose amino-acid sequence MKLLDALRQYRLVAIVRGSDPAATLDAVLTLADCGIALIEVSLTTPDALGVLTRARRALGPDFGLGAGTVLTVEQAQATADAGVSYVVTPGLAPSVAEARALGLPALVGAVTPTEVIAAHAAGAEAVKLFPASIGGPEYLRALRDPLPDIPLVPVGGVDAHRAGEYLRAGAVAVGVGSPLLGDAPHGGDLLQLRARAALMLAAVTA is encoded by the coding sequence TTGAAGCTGTTGGACGCGCTGCGCCAGTACCGTCTGGTGGCGATCGTGCGGGGTTCGGACCCGGCGGCCACCCTCGACGCCGTTCTCACGCTGGCCGACTGCGGGATCGCCCTGATCGAGGTGTCGCTGACCACCCCCGACGCACTGGGCGTGCTGACCCGGGCCCGACGCGCCCTGGGCCCGGACTTCGGGCTCGGCGCCGGCACGGTCCTGACCGTGGAGCAGGCCCAGGCGACCGCCGACGCCGGAGTGTCGTATGTGGTCACCCCGGGCCTGGCGCCCAGCGTCGCCGAGGCCCGCGCACTCGGCCTGCCCGCGCTCGTCGGCGCCGTCACCCCGACCGAGGTCATCGCCGCGCACGCCGCCGGGGCCGAGGCCGTGAAGCTGTTCCCCGCCTCGATCGGCGGCCCGGAATACCTGCGCGCGCTGCGCGACCCGCTCCCGGACATCCCCCTCGTTCCGGTCGGCGGCGTCGACGCGCACCGGGCCGGAGAGTACCTGCGGGCGGGCGCGGTCGCGGTCGGCGTCGGTTCCCCGCTGCTCGGCGACGCCCCGCACGGCGGCGACCTCCTGCAACTGCGGGCCCGCGCCGCGCTGATGCTGGCGGCGGTGACGGCATGA
- a CDS encoding SDR family NAD(P)-dependent oxidoreductase has product MSRMSGQVALVTGSASGIGAACARRLAAEGAAVALMDVADTTVLCREIEAAGGRALSVAADVSTEAGWAAASGAARAAFGPVGILVSNAFVVEVAPAHELSRDSWDRQLAVCLTGAFLGVRALLADLRETRGSVVLVSSVQAQVGIPGHPAYAAAKGGLVSLGRQLAVEYGPEIRVNTVVPGPILTPTWDRVPPDERERSVAQTVLGRFGEPAEVASAVAFLASADAAYVTGASLVVDGGWTAMKTSA; this is encoded by the coding sequence ATGAGCCGAATGTCCGGTCAGGTGGCCCTGGTCACGGGGTCCGCGTCGGGGATCGGCGCGGCCTGCGCACGCCGGCTCGCCGCGGAGGGCGCCGCCGTGGCGCTGATGGACGTCGCCGACACCACCGTGTTGTGCCGCGAGATCGAGGCCGCGGGCGGCCGGGCGCTGTCGGTGGCCGCCGACGTGTCGACCGAGGCCGGCTGGGCCGCCGCCTCCGGCGCCGCGCGCGCGGCGTTCGGGCCGGTGGGGATCCTGGTGAGCAACGCCTTCGTCGTCGAGGTCGCCCCTGCGCACGAGCTCAGTCGCGACTCGTGGGACCGGCAGTTGGCCGTGTGCCTGACCGGCGCATTCCTCGGCGTGCGCGCGTTGCTGGCCGACCTGCGGGAGACGCGCGGGTCGGTCGTCCTGGTCTCCTCCGTGCAGGCCCAGGTCGGCATCCCCGGGCATCCGGCGTACGCGGCGGCCAAGGGCGGCCTGGTCTCCCTCGGCCGGCAGCTGGCCGTGGAGTACGGACCGGAGATCAGGGTGAACACCGTCGTCCCGGGGCCGATCCTGACCCCGACCTGGGACCGGGTGCCCCCCGACGAGCGCGAACGCAGCGTCGCACAGACCGTTCTGGGCCGGTTCGGCGAGCCCGCCGAGGTCGCGTCCGCCGTGGCGTTCCTGGCCTCCGCGGACGCCGCGTACGTGACTGGAGCGAGCCTCGTGGTGGACGGCGGCTGGACCGCCATGAAGACTTCCGCGTGA
- a CDS encoding SMP-30/gluconolactonase/LRE family protein produces MRVLGDERFELGEGARWVDGRLVFVDLLAGRLLEARGDAPPVEVLRMPMPLGAVAPVPGKEGWVAAAGTGLWSLAPTTEPRPLVDLGVDPVTTRVNDAVADPAGRMWIGTMTYAATPGTGRLHRWHPSTGHAVVLDGLTIPNGPAFDATGTVLYLADSALGHIDRLTVDASGDVADRRPFARIDPADGSPDGMTVDVAGNLWVALWGGSAVRRYRPDGTLDVHLPVGARQPTSVCLGGPDLRTLFITTAGYGLREPGGADGALLVATVDVAGRPACPGAVGSALSP; encoded by the coding sequence ATGAGGGTCCTGGGCGACGAACGCTTCGAACTCGGCGAAGGCGCTCGCTGGGTCGACGGCCGGCTCGTTTTCGTCGACCTGCTCGCCGGCCGCCTCCTGGAGGCGCGCGGGGACGCGCCGCCCGTGGAGGTGCTGCGGATGCCGATGCCGCTGGGCGCTGTGGCACCGGTACCCGGAAAGGAGGGTTGGGTCGCGGCGGCCGGAACGGGCCTGTGGAGCCTCGCGCCCACGACGGAGCCGCGCCCGCTGGTCGACCTAGGGGTCGATCCGGTGACAACCCGGGTGAACGACGCCGTGGCCGACCCCGCCGGCCGGATGTGGATCGGCACCATGACCTACGCCGCCACTCCCGGCACCGGCCGGCTGCACCGCTGGCACCCGAGCACCGGGCACGCCGTGGTCCTCGACGGCCTCACCATCCCGAACGGACCGGCGTTCGACGCGACCGGCACCGTCCTGTATCTCGCAGACAGCGCCCTTGGCCACATCGACCGGCTCACGGTCGACGCCTCGGGCGACGTCGCCGACCGGCGGCCCTTCGCGCGGATCGACCCGGCCGACGGGTCCCCGGACGGGATGACCGTCGACGTCGCCGGCAACCTGTGGGTCGCGCTGTGGGGCGGCTCCGCGGTGCGCCGGTACCGCCCGGACGGCACCCTCGACGTGCACCTGCCGGTCGGGGCCCGCCAACCGACCAGTGTCTGCCTCGGCGGCCCGGACCTGCGCACCCTGTTCATTACCACCGCCGGCTACGGGCTGCGGGAACCCGGGGGCGCCGACGGCGCGCTGTTGGTGGCTACGGTGGATGTCGCGGGCCGCCCTGCGTGTCCGGGGGCCGTGGGCTCAGCCCTCTCACCGTGA